One genomic segment of Anguilla anguilla isolate fAngAng1 chromosome 2, fAngAng1.pri, whole genome shotgun sequence includes these proteins:
- the sstr2a gene encoding somatostatin receptor type 2, with the protein MADAWDPREGVTADPWTFPPSGPNATLSEPLLYDSFFNDSEAGPANGTGHGFDKASTVVVTFVYLAVCAVGLCGNALVIYVILRHAKMKTVTNIYILNLAVADVLCMLSLPFIAIQLALVRWPFGSALCRVVMTADSLNQFTSIFCLTVMSVDRYLAVVHPIKSTRWRKPRVAKGINVAVWGVSLLVNLPVMIFSGLLSSRRGGASFCTIVWPEPQGAYYTAFISYTFLLGFFLPLAVICLCYLLIVVKVKSSGLQVCSSKRKRSERKVTRMVSIVVAVFVLCWLPFYVFNVTSVTGSINSTPALKSTFDFVVVLGYANSCANPVLYAFLSENFKKSFQKVLCLTRRRGGGPEEAERSDSRQTRARGGANNDVTETQSALLNGDLQTNI; encoded by the coding sequence ATGGCCGACGCGTGGGACCCCCGGGAGGGCGTGACCGCGGACCCCTGGACGTTCCCGCCCTCGGGCCCGAACGCCACGCTGTCGGAGCCGCTGCTGTACGACAGCTTCTTCAACGACTCGGAGGCGGGCCCGGCCAACGGCACCGGCCACGGCTTCGACAAGGCCAGCACGGTGGTGGTGACCTTCGTCTACCTCGCCGTCTGCGCCGTCGGCCTGTGCGGCAACGCCCTGGTCATCTACGTCATCCTGCGGCACGCCAAGATGAAGACCGTCACCAACATCTACATCCTGAACCTGGCGGTGGCCGACGTGCTGTGCATGCTCAGCCTGCCCTTCATCGCCATCCAGCTGGCGCTGGTCCGCTGGCCCTTCGGCTCCGCCCTCTGCCGCGTCGTCATGACGGCCGACTCGCTCAACCAGTTCACCAGCATCTTCTGCCTGACGGTGATGAGCGTGGACCGCTACCTGGCCGTGGTGCACCCCATCAAGTCCACCAGGTGGCGCAAGCCGCGCGTGGCCAAGGGCATCAACGTGGCGGTGTGGGGCGTGTCCCTGCTGGTCAACCTGCCCGTCATGATCTTCAGCGGCCTGCTGAGCTCCCGCAGGGGCGGGGCGAGCTTCTGCACCATCGTGTGGCCCGAGCCACAGGGGGCCTACTACACCGCCTTCATCTCCTACACCTTCCTGCTGGGCTTCTTCCTCCCGCTGGCCGTCATCTGCCTCTGCTACCTGCTGATCGTGGTGAAGGTGAAGTCGTCGGGCCTGCAGGTGTGCTCGTCCAAGCGCAAGCGGTCGGAGCGCAAGGTGACGCGCATGGTCTCCATCGTGGTGGCAGTCTTCGTGCTCTGCTGGCTGCCCTTCTACGTCTTCAACGTGACCTCGGTGACGGGCAGCATCAACAGCACGCCGGCGCTCAAGAGCACCTTCGACTTCGTGGTGGTGCTGGGCTACGCCAACAGCTGCGCCAACCCGGTGCTCTACGCCTTCCTGTCGGAGAACTTCAAGAAGAGCTTCCAGAAGGTCCTGTGCCTGAcgaggcggcgggggggcgggcccGAGGAGGCGGAGCGCAGCGACAGCCGGCAGACCCGCGCGCGGGGCGGGGCCAACAACGACGTCACGGAGACGCAGAGCGCGCTGCTCAACGGCGACCTGCAGACCAACATCTGA